tctcattgtcggcaagtcactttactcgtaccgtaatgcatgatcccgtgaccagacacttggtcactttgagctcattatgatgatgcactaccgagtgggcccagtgatacctctccattatacggagtgacaaatcccagtctcgatccgtgtcaacccaacagacactttcggagatacctttagtgcacctttatagtcacccagttacgttgtgacgtttggtacacccaaagcactcctaaggtatccgggcgttacacgatctcatggtctaaggaaaagatacttgacattggaaaagctctagcaaacgaactacacgatctttgtgctatgcttaggattgggtcttgtccatcacatcattctcctaatgatgtgatcccgttatcaacgacatccaatgtccatagtcaggaaaccatgactatctgttgatcaacgagctagtcaactagaggctcactagggacatgttgtggtctaagtattcacacgtgtattacgatttccggataatacaattatagcatgaataaaagacaactatcatgaacaaagaaatataataataatccttttattattgcctctagggcatatttccaacaacatagcCGAGCTGAAGTTGATCAGGGAGAACCAACCTACGCACGCGCATCTGGGCGGACCAAGGGCCTCCCACCCCCTCCGGCCCAAAGCACCACCTGCTGGTTTCGCGAAAATTCATGTTGATGCGGCAGTTCGGAAAGGAAGGGGGGGATCTGCAGCGGTTGTTTGTAGAGACAGCTTAGGCAATTTTCTGGGAAGTTCGGCTTTGGTTGTACAGGGGGTTGGCGATCCCTCCATTCTGGAGACCATAGCGTGCAGAGAAGCTTTGGCCTTGGCACAAGACCTCCAACTACAAAATATGATCGTAGCATCAGATGCCAAGCAAGTCGTTCAGGAGATAAACAACAGATCCAGAGGTGTGAACGGAGCTATTATTAGCGAGATTCACTCATATTCCAGTTTGTTTCAATGTATCTTTTCTTTCGGAAGTCGTAGGGCAAACATAGAAGCTCATAAGTTAGCCAAGCACTTGTTGTCTTTAGGTCCGGGGCGccacgtttggtttggccaaccccATGATGTTACTTGTATCCCACATTTTGTGGTATTCGATTAATAAAGCTTGGTGATCCTCAAAAAAAAGGAATAGTAGAGGAAGTTGATAGGATGACAATTGTCATTCTTGCCTTGTTTATACGCATAAAATAAGCTTTGAGAGGGTGTGCAGATTTCTCCAAAGACACAGGAAATGAATAGCATTCTTACGATTCTCTTATGCGtttcctacaaaccgaatgcatTTATATTTTTTTTTTGCTCTGGGGTCTTTGTTCCTATGCTTTTCCTGTGAAAATCCTTCAAACCAAATGAGGCCCCtaaactaaccccccccccccccccacacaccaccACCCCTTCTGAATCTCGCGGTGTGGGCTTGGGCCTTTTCTTTCTTCCAACCAAACCAGGCCAAGTTAGCTCCATTGTAAGTTACATAAGATTTTTTACATAGGTCTAGCAAAGCTCGCTTTGTAGTAACCGCATGCCTCGGGAAGTACTTAGATACTGATCATGGCACACCACTCATTCTACTCGATCGTATATGATCATGATGCATCAACTAGTTTCCTACAGTTGCATAGTACTTAGCACTCCCGTGTGCCGGTGTGATTCGACCTGATCGACATAATTTTGTCACTTTGGGCAAAAGTAGGTGTATCGGATCCCGCCAGTACCTGCTCCATCGAGGATGGTGCGATAAATTGTTGACAGAGCATTGGCGGAGCCATGATTTTGCGCCTTGGTATTTATTGTGAAAAGAAGTGCAACAATTGATGAGTTGTTGGCATGCATAGTTAATAACTCATATTATATACCTAGATTCTTCATTTACTCGTAAACGatgtactacctctctctcagtttacagggcgtgcgcgtacgcctaggtcgtcaatttgactaatctaatacaagtcatatattacaaaaagtataccaatataaactttagatgttctattttcaaaagatataatttttgtgttatatagtttatattaaggtGATCAAATTGATAACCTAGGTATatgcgtaggacttgtaaactgaaacagaTGTAGTAGTGATTTGGACCGCAATAGCCAGCGAACATTCTGGGTAGCATGGCATTTGTGAATGTCTTTTACAGCAAGTTCTTCAAACACACATGACAATTTCTTCAAACCACATGGCAAATTCTGGCAGACATTGGATTTGTTGTGAAAATTGCCGTGTTCGCTTGAAGTAGTTGTCATACTGCAGACATATCAATGGCCGTGAAAAAAGTTTGTTTTGCCATGGACATGCAGCAAATTTCGTTGAATAACATTaccatgtttttttttgaaaaaaataaaatttcAGTAACCAGAACGCTCAGTAAATCGACTCGCTAGCAACCATGTCAGaaacaaaaagttgttttgaacctAGCCAAAACATAGTGGCTTCAACCATACGGTACCCGTATTGCGCAAGCACATGGGCAACAGAATTACATGACCGAGGATAGAAATTAAACTCAAATGTGTCAAACGTCACCATGCAAACGCTCCTAACTTCACGTACCAGCATGCCATAATCCGCAAAATATATAAATCCCCGGAATTTAGTGCCCTGACAAGAATCTGTGAGTCGGACTCGAAAATACATTACCCATGATTTTTGATAAGCAATAAAGCTAACCGGATACATGGCACgcccaaaagaaaataaaacacgtCTCACAATACTCTCGTCCGGGTCCGGGCGCGTATCAGTTATCAGGCGGTGGCGATGGGCGCGGCGTCTGCCTTCATGGCCTTGAACCGTGGCTCCTTGGCCTCGAACTTGTGGCGCACGTACAGGTTCATGTAGTCCTCGAACACGAACCTTGGGTACACGGCGGTGCCCTCCTCGCCCTCGTTCCTCTCAGCAGCGTCGGCAGCGCCCACGAGCGCCGGGGCCGGGAATATGACGGCGTCGGCGCCGGGGTTGTAGAAGGAGGCGATGGACATGCGGTTGCCGTCGTGGCGGGTGAGCACGCGGTGCATCACGCTCTTGTACCGCCCGTTGGTGATCACCTCCAGCTGGTCGCCGATGTTGACGACGATGGCGTGGCGCATGGGCGGCACGTCCACCCAGGCCCCGTCCTTGAGCAGCTGCAGCCCGCTGACCTGGTCGTCCTGAAACAGCAGGATCACGCCGCCGGCGTCCGTGTGCGCGCGGAGGCCGTCCACCAGGTCCGGCCGCGGGCACGGCGGGTAGCTGCTGACCTTGGTGCCGAACGTCGGGCCCCTGGAACCGGCGAACGCCCGCTTCAGGTAGCCCGGCTCCAGACCCAGGTTCTCGCACAGCAGGTCCAGCACCTTCTCCGCCAGCTTCTCGATCTCGGACGCGAATTCCTTCATCACTTGTCTGGAACGACGACACGAAAAAGGCAGCTTTTGTTATCAGGAATAACAGACAAACAAGTGACACAGGCTAAACAAAAGTGGTTCCAATCGTGTTGGTCACTACTG
Above is a window of Triticum aestivum cultivar Chinese Spring chromosome 6B, IWGSC CS RefSeq v2.1, whole genome shotgun sequence DNA encoding:
- the LOC123138397 gene encoding 1-aminocyclopropane-1-carboxylate oxidase 1 — protein: MAIPANAAVSLNFPVINMEKLETGERGAAMEVIHDACQNWGFFELLNHGISAELMDEVERVSKAHYAACREDKFKEFAAKTLEAGEKGADVKDVDWESTFFVRHLPASNLADLPDLDHHYRQVMKEFASEIEKLAEKVLDLLCENLGLEPGYLKRAFAGSRGPTFGTKVSSYPPCPRPDLVDGLRAHTDAGGVILLFQDDQVSGLQLLKDGAWVDVPPMRHAIVVNIGDQLEVITNGRYKSVMHRVLTRHDGNRMSIASFYNPGADAVIFPAPALVGAADAAERNEGEEGTAVYPRFVFEDYMNLYVRHKFEAKEPRFKAMKADAAPIATA